ATACCCCTAAAAAATTTACGTAACAAACAcccaaattataaaaatttcacAGGAGTCCCTGTACTAATACAACAAGAAATACATAATCTTTTCAGGATTCTATATTACATCAAAGAATAGTtgtataacaaaataatacatatctccaaaataaatgacataaaCAACCCCACAAATTCACTAATTCTAGTACTGTCTGATTTCAAACTAATACAACATAAAAGCAATTGCACCAAATGCAGCAATGAGGGCTAATGGTGAAAAACCATAGCTAAGAGAAGGTGCAGTTGACGGTGTAACAGGGTTTTGACGGCGGCCAGAATTCGTCGCAGATGGAGATGGTGGAGTTAAAGTAGGAACTGCATCAGCTTGTGGTGCCAGAGCTGGTGACATTGGCTGGAAATTTGTTGTACCTGTGCAAATTTATTATCAATTTAAATTCGTATAATTCATAAACGTTTAGTTTATGTTGCTCGGATCCTCTCAGAATGTCACTACATTCgtgtcagatcctccaaaaagaataaattttgGAGGATTAAATACATACTCATCGtcatttttgaaggatccgagTAACACAACTTTTAATCAGTTAGTATGGACAGAATTatatgagtttaagttatatcaGAACTACTTGTGCAAATTAAATTCATTATCAGGTTAAAATCgtctaaattcataaacttttaatCTATGCTGCTCGGATTCTTTTAGAGTGTCGTCGTAGTTGTGTTGGATCCTTCAAAATTGAATaacttttgaaggatccgatGCACACTTCACGACATTTAAGGATCCGAACAACTAGCTAGTAATTGGTTAGTATGGAAAAATTCGGTATCAAGTTGTAAGTAATGAACTTTTAAACTATGTTgctcggatcctccaaaaacgTTGTCATACTTGTGTCAGATCCTCCGTTCTTTGAATAACTTTTGAAGGATCTGATATAAACACGACACGCCAGGATCGATCAACATAgcttttaaaagttttaatctatgttgctCGATCCTCTCAAAATACCGTCGCAGCTGTGTCGAATCCTCCAAGAAGAATAACTTTTGAAGGATATGATACATACCGCGACATTTCTGAAGGATCCGAACACCATAGATTTTATCAGTTAATATGGACCACAAAATTATACTATTAAGTAATACCTTTAGGACTAGGAGAAGGACTGGGAGCTGATGTTGGTGAAGCACTTGGAGCCCCTGTTCCAGCAGGACCTATTTGACAAAAATATTAGATTCACATCATTTTATGATATAATCCTTGAAATATGGACATTATTATTAGAAGACATGAAATATGTAATAACAGTCTAATATATACCTGGAGCCGCGGCAGGTGGACTGGAGGCTGCAATCAAGAGAATCACTAAGGGTGTTAGTAACCATATAAAAAGTTGTACCAATAAAAATGGAAACAATTATTTATAGATAAACATAATAGTAGTCATAAATCATCTTATTTATGATAGAGTAATAAATGGGAGCCTTGACGGAGTGGTAAAAGTTATTGTCGTATAACTAGAAGGTAGTCTACAGTAGAGCTAGTTTTGAGAAATGGGTTCACTTAAATTCTTTTGCTGAAAAATTATACTATGACAATAgtagtttttttctttgttatatATAAGTTGTTGCATCCCCTcaaatatgagggaaaattctAGTAAAGCGAGAAAGAGGGTTTGAACATCCCGGTGTgaaatttttgaacccccttataTAAATGCTGGCTCCACCACTAATCACAGGTTTAAGCGGCAGAAACAGTCTCTCGCAGAAATGCAAGATAAAACCGCATAAAAAGACTCAATATGACCCCACCCTTCCCCAGACCCTACCATGCATAGAGGGAGCTTAGTTCACTAGGCTTCCATTTGTGATAAAAGGAGTAAAGGGCAGCCATGGCGCAACGGAAATAGGAGGTCATGGATTCAAACCGCAAGAACAACCTCTTGCATAAATACAAGGTAAATACATAAGACTCCATATGGTCTGATTCTTTCCCGAACAAGCACATAGCAAGAGCATAGTGCGCCgttaaaattcttacctttgcATTGGAGGGGAACACGAGCCATGTTACAAGCACGAGGAAGAGACATGGTTGTATTAGGATTAATAGGAATTTGAAAGGGAATTCCACCATTTGCAATAACACAGAGACAAGCAGTGCCATTTCCCATCATAGTTCTCAATGCATTGCAGCAGCCAGGAGATGGTGCTGCAGTCCCATTATTGCTATTGCTGTTGGCCAAGAAATTCAAGCAAGGAGTGAAACTTGTCAGCATTGTTGCTGTACATGGAGATGTCACAATTTGGGCATTAATAGGCAGAGTTGCAAAGATAATAatgcaagaaagaaaaagaacataGCGAAAAGAAAAGGCCATGTTAATCGAGAGTTTATTTTAGCGGAATTGTTTTTGAGATATGTTtgtaatttgaaattttgaatggtTAAGTGGGGAGAGTTAAAGAGGGAATTTATAGAGAAAATGTATTACTCCAATCATAGAGGATAAAAGTTGATGAATAAGCAGGTGAATGAAGTTCAACTACCTTAACAAACTTTTTGTCAAATGCTCCCAATAGTTTTGTTGACCTGCTAGCTTTGCTTGCCGTGGCCAAATTCTCCAATAGTCTACTACATATGCATGGTAAGATAAATAATGCATTTTTGCACATCCTTGTCATGTATAAGTAGTAACTTATTGTGACATTATTCTTTAACTACATTCTAGGTCATGATtcttattttatgttctttggaaaaaataattttttttaacagagCTCATTATAAGTGTGATATATGAGTTCAGGgggtaaataattcaaaaaaaaaaaaaaaaagtttaggaGGATCATAGGACCCCTATAGTTTAAGTGTATAGTTGACAATTTCGTTATAGCTTAGATGTGTTTCTATGCCTTGTCCCACCATAAAAGAGAAAACCTCTAAAATTCCAACAAATATAACGTTCTAAACTCATAATTTATACGTGCAATAAGTTTACTAATAAGAATTTAAAAAGTTAGAACCCGTCAAGTTTTAATTTTGAATCTGCCTATGTCTTTAAAAGGATCCAATGACTTACGGATATCCTTGAGTTACTCTGTAATTGAACAGTTCTATTACTGTTGAATTCTGAGGCTATGAATGATCATTGTCAATACTTGAGAATTCTGATTCAACTGTCTTAGTATCGGAATagtcaacacacacacacaaaaaaaaaaaaaaaaaaaaaaaaaaaaaaacagttgacCTACATCTAGTATAATCAAACCTCTTTATTATAATCTCGTTAGTTcaaattgtttttgttgtttttttaaaagcgaTCAACTGTTATAGACCTATAACGTCATTTTACATTTAGATCTTGTTTGGTTTTTGTAAACAAAAAATTACCCAAaagctttatttttttcaagtagTTGACTATTCAACTATATTTGGATTGTTAAAGGAACTGATTAATGTCTAACTATtgcttttccctttttaaatttaaactatTGATCTTCATTTCACAGAGCAAAATACATGGTTATTGGTTCCCATGTGTAGAGTTTAGCTAAGAGCATCTATCATGAATAATAGTGTAGCAAAGAGCAACTTTGCATCATGTGAATATCGTGTAGTTCAGATTATGCTATTGTTATTAACCCCATATATTTCTTACATGATTGGTCAGGTTATGGGAATATAATATTTAGGTTAATTTGTTAGTTGAGGTTGCGTGTGTCTATAAAACAAGTTTTTAATTACAAAAGGTGTCAGCCATTATTGAAGATGCAAGTGGGAAAACAGAAATAAATAGACCAATAAAATTTGATTTATCTTGCAACTttattaagagcccgtttggaacacttttttttttttttacttagaaGTTATTTTGGTTTGCCAACGATTTTACTCTTTTattccttatattttttttctaatttcaatATTACCCtcactattaaaaaaaagtgcttaACAACACTTGTGTACCAAACACATCAACTTTTTTTCAGCTTcaacacttttatccaaacacataactgtttatttataaaataactttcagcacttaaaaagtactttaaacacttatgcttaaaaatcactttttttcagctaatccaaacgggctctatctCTTACTCAGTCgtgaaaaataattataaactaAATTTTCTTAGACAGTACAACATACCAGTTTAATTTTACAAATGGAGTCTGGGAAGGATAGAATGTACGCAGATCTTACCTTACTGTGGGAGGTAGAGAGATTGTTTTCAATACACCCTTGGCTCAAAAGAAAGCTTATCAAAGCCGGTTAGAAACGGAAATAACGGGAGTGAAGAAACCATGGCATGGTCACTTTTCCTTAGACAGTATGGTTATTTTTCCTTGAAATGCAACAGTATACTTtaaagggtcgtttggtttaGAGACAAGTTAGGCAATGATTAGCAAAGCAAAAATTAGAATTGCAGGAGTTATTATTGGATTTTTGTTTAatatatttacaaattagtatATGGAATATTTAAATATGTTTACTTTTAGGACAAATTGAAAGTCTTTGCTTACTATTCTACGTGTTTTTTATTTGTGTATTACTAGTAGTTATATTCTTAGTCCATATTTTATCCGAAATAATAGATTCTCACATAAAATATGCACATACTCCAGCAGTTCTCAagattcaaactgcatgaactttgaccaacattttaagatatattttttcactAAATTGATACGAGGCAAATTgcaatttatagtatttttatgtaatttttaaatatatataactaaaatattgagttaatctaatcccATTTAGCTTCACAGTTAGttaaattgactctcgaaaagcgaaaagtatcacataaatcaGTACGGAGGAGTATTATGtatgagaaaagagaaaaaacaacCAACGTTATACTAATAATGCTGAATTTTATATGGAGATTAAATCTCGTTACTACGCCAACCAAATCTTCTTTAATTTCGAAATAATAGTGGCAGAATTTTAAAAGTTGGAATAAGAAGCTTCGCATGTTCATTTTATTCCAATCATAAACTTTCTTTAAATTCATGAGCCTTTAATTTAGCTTTAGGCAGCTTTAAGCCTTAgccgttcttttttttttaccaataaAGAAATTGTGGGGTTAGTTAGTTAGCAATTAGCATGAGTTGGCCACCTGCATAACTAAACCATTATCCAACTCTACCTAATTCCTTTTCTAAATTATGACAAAAAGATTCAAGTTATATACAGGATAATGTAACGAAATTTTTACATCATCGATACAATTTAACATGTTATAATAAATTACTTTTTGGTCAAGACTATTAAATTAAGTAGATTTGATTCTCAAAAAATGCTGCCGCACCTATGTTGAGTCCTTCAAAAATATATCACTTATAGAGTATCCGACATGCACTCGataatatttttgaagagtctgaACAACATAGGCTAGCTATTAAATGGAGTTACCTACCATTACCTTTTAACTTGATAGTTTAAATACCTTTTACACCGTCTGTGAGTATAGAACTTAAACTAATGACAAAAATCCAAAATGCCAACCTGTGACAATATGTTTTCCTTTCTTAGTCACCAATTATAGGAGCATCTTATTTTTGATTTTCCTTCTCAATTATCTCCTATATAAACCAAAGGCGCTTTCATCTTCTTCCATCAACTTCACTTCCAAGCAGAAATATTTATTCTACACATCACTAGGATTTCTTAGCCAAATAACAATCAAATGGCGAATCTAAGGAACTCATCGGGGCTTGTTTTCATCGCGTTGGCGATGATCTTGACAGGAGTTTCTGCTCAATTGAGCAGTGACTGCACAAACGTGTTGGTCAGCATGTCGCCTTGCCTGAACTACATCAAGGGGAACTCTTCAGCGCCATCCTCAGGATGCTGCACGCAGCTTGGCACAGTGGTTAAGAACAATCCGGAATGTTTGTGTCAGGTCCTTAATGGTGGTGTCTCCAACATGGGACTCAACATTAACCAGACTCAAGCTTTGGCTCTTCCTGGTGCTTGCAAAGTTCAGACTCCATCAATCAGCAAATGCAAAGGTAAGAAAGACCATTCATTTTAAAATACTCCTTCTGTATCATTTTGTATGTTTTAGTTTGACTCTGCATAAAGTTTAAGAATGTAAATAAggcttttgaatcttgtgatcttaaactaaagatgtgtGTACAATATACAAAAAGTACGCTTTGAGTCTTGCGGTTTTAAATGTagtcattcatttccatgaagGAGTGTTGTCATTaaaggtgtgtttggtatgaaggaaaatgtttttcataggAATTTGAtcctgaaaaatgttttctaggaaaacaagtgactttcttacttattttctggtGTTTGGTAAGTAAACAAAAAAGTATTATTATAGTAGCATTTATATGTAACATAAGAAAATACTATGAGGGGTGGGGGGTCGGGGAGGAGACAATGAGCTTGAAATGTCACTTGGAAAGTTGTTTTCTAACCAAACATgagaaattggaaaatatttttgaaattgtattttcctccataccaaacaaaccctaagggtaaaataggtatcgTAATTAAAATTCACTAAATTATTACAAGGAGGCGCTCTTTTTTAAgcagactaaaaaagaaagtaagaccacataaattgaaaaagagGGAGTATCAAATGTAAACTTTATGTCCCTTGCAAATTTGATTGCTCACTAATTAATTACCTACCTGTAACAGCCGGGTCCCCAACTAGCTCTCCCGCTGGAACACCAGATTCTCCAAATACAAACGCTTCAGGTACATTATAATCCTTTAAACTTGGTCAATGTTTTTGGGAAGATCAAATTGAGTTctatgttgctcagactcttcaaaaatgctatcgaaagtagtgcatttttttAAGATTCTACCTTGGTACGACAACacttttggagagtccgagcaacatagtcTGGATTAACTAGAAATACTTAACTTACCATATCGCGTTACAGGAAGTGGATCTGTACCATCATCACAAGGTGGTTCCAATGATGCAAGTTTAACCAAGATGATCGGTCTTACTTTCTTCTTCCTACTCTTCATTAGCTCTTATGCTTCAACATTCACCGTGGCTTAATCGGATCATATCAGAAGTCAGTTTTCCTGCAGAGACAGAGTGGTTACTGTATTTTTGTGTTCTTTAGTTCCTCTGTAAAATATTGTCTTTATGCagatacatatattatatattgtttTGGAATGTATGAGCTGGTTACAATAAAAAGACTCTCACTCATTCAAAATTATAAGAAGTTATTCCACACTCAGATACATCGAGATCAATAAGTGAAGGGCAATTATCTGAACTTGACACCAAACTTGCATCTGCAACCTTCCTGCCCTTCAAAATCTTTGCTCTAGCCGCACTGGCATTCGTAAAGCACTGCAAGACAGCCAACATAAGTAACTCAGTACTTAAGGTTATTTTGAAATCTAAATAGGaaagaaaatgaataatttcATGGCAAAACATTGTTCAAATGTAATTCAAGCAAAGCACACTCAATAAATGCAATGAGGCCTCGCGCGAGCATGTTtacttgtatgtatatatcataAAATCGTATCCTATGCCATCAAATCACAACATTAGTTGTAAGTCAATGTCAGCTTCATCTTCCTCCTGTTGTTCCCCCGCTGGTACTGCCGGAAAGTTGATGTTGGACCAACAGGATTGTTGATTGGAATTCTTCTTACTCAGCAGATGacttcattttttaaatcttcTTGAACTCCTGGTGTAtttaaatttaacaaatatCCCATTATTATCCACCTGCTATTATCCCTCTAAAACTTCATGCACTTCTTGAAACCTCCGCCCGTGGCTTCATTAATAATGCTGTCTTCTTTCCAGGAACTTTTCGAGAATCCTGATGCTGATATTTCCTTGGTAGTAGTCACAAAGTATTTGACTGTTGGATTTGAAGAGTCTCCAACAGCACGAGCAAAGAACACCGATGGGTTTATATCGCCATACACATCTGCAAAGTTGATTGTAGCTTGAGGGGGGTTGGCTCGCCCCATTAGACAATCTTCCAGAATATCAAGTACAGTTCATCACTATCGCTAGGGTCAAACATCCATCCTTTAGTAGGTATCCAATTATCCGCCATTAATGTTGAACTTAGTAACCAAGACAATCTATAACTTTGATGGCAAGTTCAGAACccaaaatcctggctccgcagAAGAGGTTATTCTAAGCGAATATGAGATAACTCTTTAGAAGAATCCCTTTTCTTCAAAAAGACTATGTTCCTTCTTTTATACCTTCACTTGTTTTCccttttccaaatagaaataGAAAACAACAACTAACTATTATGATGCAGTAAACCCTAATATAAAGCCTTTCCCCCTCCACTACAACCTATATATCACATCATCACCTAGCAGCTCTTCTCCAACTGCAGCAAACTATAACAGACATTATTGTCAAAAAAGAAAGCACAGCAGAGGCCAGCCATTAAAGATGATACACCCATTAATCTTCCATTTGAGAtcatattttccatatttactAGGCTTCCAGTTAAATCGTTGTTACGTTTTCAATCTATTTCTAAATCATGGAATGCTATATTATCTGaacaaaaaattcaagaaagctcAGCGTGATTAATCCAAAGCATTGGGCCGCGAAAAGCTCATGCTACAAAGAATTACTGGGCATTTCGAAACATTCTTTATTTCTGAAACCACAAGAACAGGACGAAGAAGTAAGGATACACCATAACCACCTGCTGGAAGCACACAGATTTTAACTCCCAGATTAAATCTAAGGATGGACATAAATAGTGATTCACTTCAGTAACTAGTAATCGtgctctttatttttatttatgctTCAATTAAGGTTCACTGGGATGTACCGACCTCTGTGTTCTCAAACATCCTCAGTACAATATAACTTGTGTAGTCAGCTTATCACCACCATTATTCATGTTTATAGACTGACATATTTCTGCTTATtatactttttatctttttgccAATTCTAGCTAGAAAATAAGGATGTCACAGTCCAAGGGTTAAGAGgaagaatggaagaaaatcacCAGCAGCAGCTGTGAAATACAGTAGAAATAGCAACAAAACTCAATCACAGGTTTTCTAAAGTAATAAAGGCGTGTCCACATATGTCTTTCTGGTGTCCTCACATTCTCCATGCCGTGAATGTTAAAATTTGGAAACAGTTGATACTTCATTCGAATCTAGAGAGAAACAGATGAAATGTTTGTTAAAGAGAACAGCCAACCTACATCCTTAAGCTACAAGTAGTATAACATTGAAAAAGCATCCTTTACTTCCGTCTTCCCCTGTGAACCATCAACTGAGCTAAGGGGTAAAAACAATAACACTAATCACTACACCTCAATCTGAAGCAAATTGGAGTTGGCTATGTGAATCCTCACTGTTCATATAGTCCAATTAAGCCCATATCGCAATATTATATAAAAGAATACTACGAATAACTTCCCTTGTGTTAACTTGCTCACATTGCCAATCCAAAATTCAAACAAGTACAATCAAGTTGGGGTCGGTCATATGAATCCCCACTTTCATTCAAGctcatttcatatcatcatcacaCTAAGTAAAATAAAGGTGGTGTCAATCCCAAATTCgcataagaaaaaaagagagttgCAGTAGGTGATAACCATTGTAAAACTAGCCAATTTATGATAAATTTTCATACTAAAATTCTAAGGGTAAAGACGGGTGAATGCAACACTTTGGACAAAGGATTCATTtgaaacttttcatttttacaCCGAGCATATAATTACAAGTGAAAATACACTAAAATTTCAACAAACATGAAATCACAACTCATAGTTTAAAAACTACGAGTTCAGCTAAAAACAAGttcaaatcctgaatccgccaaAAACTGGCCACTACGATCGAAGAGAATCGGTTGATAGAAAGCTGAATATCACAATATCTCTGGATTTCCCCTTCAAAATTATGTACTTCTTCAGAATTCCCTCTCTTAAAAACCCAGCTTTTTCCAGCACCCTTTGTGACCCTTTATTATCTACATCCACCAAAGCTTCAAGCCTTTCAAGATATGGAAACTCAGAAAATACAGCAGATGTCACCATTTTCACTGCTCTTGTTACAATCCCTTTACCCCAATATTTTTGAGCAAGTACATACCCTAGCTCCGCTCTGCAACTATCTAAACCTGTTGAAGGTTCATTCAAAGTTGTAGAAAATCACATTTGTTTGGGACTTGATATTTGTTAttcatttaattcatgtctaaacaGAATTTATATTTAAAGTTATATAGAAATAGATTTTCCAATATCTAGTTGAAGTACATTTCACATTATTATAAAGAGTTAACACTCAAAAACACACATGAACTACCACTGTTTCGCAAGTTTCACACCCCAACTATCAACGTTCCCTTTTCCTATCCGAACTATCACCGTCTATGTATTAAAATACACCTCGAAGTTGATTAGACTAATTATCAGTTGTTCTCTTTTCCTACTTGAACTATCatcatctatgtattaaaacacacctcgaaACTGATTAggccaactatcagttgtttcctttttctgcttgaactatcaccatctctGTATTAAAACATAACCCGAAGCTGATTAGGCCAATTATCGGTTGTTCAACTatcagcttttttttttcctactttaACGATCACcatttatgtattaaaacacacctcgaaGCACCCTATCAGCCCCTTTTCCTAAATGACCTATcttgtattaaaacacatcTCGAAGTTGACTAAGCCAACTATCAACTGTTTCCTTTTCTTACCTGAACTATTACCTAGATTCATTTTAATACATGGATGGTGACACTTCAGGTAGGAAAATTGATGGTGACACTTCAGGTAGGAAAATGAAATAACTATAATTTTTTTACgaaaaaaaagtgataattaaaatgtgtttttgaccattattaTTAATAGAAGTACTTCTACCTATTTTCTTGTAGCAGAAAAGTAGAGACGACAATTATGGAGAGAATTCAAAGATTTATAAGATTATGTGTAaattattttgaagaaattgcatggcttgcccttcaaatgggctggtattTAATATTTGCCCTTGAAAATCCAACTTATGTCCAGTGGGACATAAGTTtattaaggacaaaaattaaagaccaacacaaaatagggacaaaagtgcaaatgacccgaaAATTCCAAACCTGAATGGGGTGTGATGGAAATCGACCCGATTGCTCTGTTATTAATACAAATAGCTCTAAGCCATGGATGAGGAATAGCAATATTGTTGATAAATTCGAATGCTTGACTTTTTGAAGTGTAAATATCCCAAGTGCAAAAACGGCTAACATTTTCATCTGTTGCCCATACCATGAAATCATCAACATCTGAAATTTCAATTGGGCGTAAAGTGATATGATCAATGATTTCTACATCCATTTTAGGATTTGATGGAAAATTTAGGGGTGAAAGGTCAACTTTGGgtataaatttaaaatgatGATTATCTATATTTATATCTATATAACACTAGATGCAAAGCATTTATGCGGTTGCAgatgaaaatattaaaattggtggttaattttttttagcaaCAACAAGATGGACTTCATCTTAAATTACTGGGAAGTCCTCaatgcaaaaataattttaattttttttggttaaaatcatTTTAATATTATTGAAAAAGtttaacagttttttttttcttttttactttttaggcCAAATCAATAAGTGCTAAAGTTACTTGTACAAACGGCAACAACCTGGGGTACATTAAATGACCAAAATAACCTTGGCGGGAAGTAGGCATGTCATCGAACAGCTATCTGCTTCTAGCCGCTTATATGTAGTAGTAAAGTAATAAAAGCAGAGGCAAAAGCACCACAATCAGTCTGTAATTTATAACTAATAATTAACTAATAACCAGTGTTTCAAAAGCCAGGAGCGTAAGACAGGGTGTTTTACATATGCCTCGGCGAG
This genomic interval from Lycium ferocissimum isolate CSIRO_LF1 unplaced genomic scaffold, AGI_CSIRO_Lferr_CH_V1 ctg51, whole genome shotgun sequence contains the following:
- the LOC132044696 gene encoding non-specific lipid transfer protein GPI-anchored 20-like, with the translated sequence MAFSFRYVLFLSCIIIFATLPINAQIVTSPCTATMLTSFTPCLNFLANSNSNNGTAAPSPGCCNALRTMMGNGTACLCVIANGGIPFQIPINPNTTMSLPRACNMARVPLQCKASSPPAAAPGPAGTGAPSASPTSAPSPSPSPKGTTNFQPMSPALAPQADAVPTLTPPSPSATNSGRRQNPVTPSTAPSLSYGFSPLALIAAFGAIAFMLY
- the LOC132044653 gene encoding non-specific lipid transfer protein GPI-anchored 5-like, with the protein product MANLRNSSGLVFIALAMILTGVSAQLSSDCTNVLVSMSPCLNYIKGNSSAPSSGCCTQLGTVVKNNPECLCQVLNGGVSNMGLNINQTQALALPGACKVQTPSISKCKAGSPTSSPAGTPDSPNTNASGSGSVPSSQGGSNDASLTKMIGLTFFFLLFISSYASTFTVA
- the LOC132044652 gene encoding uncharacterized protein LOC132044652, which codes for MDVEIIDHITLRPIEISDVDDFMVWATDENVSRFCTWDIYTSKSQAFEFINNIAIPHPWLRAICINNRAIGSISITPHSGLDSCRAELGYVLAQKYWGKGIVTRAVKMVTSAVFSEFPYLERLEALVDVDNKGSQRVLEKAGFLREGILKKYIILKGKSRDIVIFSFLSTDSLRS